One stretch of bacterium DNA includes these proteins:
- a CDS encoding OmpA family protein has translation MKSLIASLGWILFLALAVCFLLFYNFAYLPRADRIVRQQNEINMWIGQLQQMNDSVKRVEGQWDSTFKVSYSFDELFGGATDLKFVPSAESLLRACVTSLQSSTGPIEVAGHAGGAQAPQALRERFPGGWDYAAAAAGAVASRLAAWGVDPDRIRVEGYSDSRPAGSAASGSGPAAPRVDIVVRNQ, from the coding sequence ATGAAGTCGCTCATCGCGAGCCTCGGCTGGATCCTGTTCCTGGCGCTGGCGGTCTGTTTCCTGCTGTTCTACAACTTCGCTTACCTGCCGCGTGCCGACCGGATTGTCCGGCAGCAGAATGAGATCAACATGTGGATCGGTCAGCTCCAGCAGATGAATGACAGTGTCAAGCGCGTCGAGGGACAGTGGGACTCCACATTCAAAGTGTCATACTCGTTCGACGAGCTGTTCGGTGGAGCGACGGATCTCAAGTTTGTGCCCTCGGCCGAGTCGCTGTTGAGGGCGTGCGTCACTTCTCTGCAATCGAGCACCGGGCCAATCGAAGTCGCCGGCCACGCCGGCGGCGCCCAGGCGCCGCAGGCCCTGAGAGAAAGGTTCCCAGGTGGCTGGGACTATGCCGCGGCTGCGGCCGGGGCGGTGGCAAGCCGTTTGGCCGCGTGGGGTGTGGATCCGGATCGGATAAGAGTTGAAGGCTACTCGGATTCTCGCCCGGCCGGATCTGCCGCATCCGGTTCCGGACCTGCGGCTCCCCGCGTTGACATCGTTGTAAGGAA